agaagagctggtttttataccccacttttctctacctttaaggagtctcaaagcggcttacaatctccttcccttcccttccccaccacagacaccttgtgaggtaggtggggctgagagagtttggagagagctgtgactggcccagggtcacccagcaggcttcatgtggaggggcagggaaacgaacccggttcaccagactagagtccgccgctcatgtggaggagctgggactcaaacccggttctccagattagaatccgctgctcttaaccactacaccatgctggcagcaaaaaagcccctccccatttttctgcCTTCTTCATAGCCCAGCCCCAATGACAGAAGCCCCTCCATCTCTCTCAAGCCCTCATCTCCGTAAGTGGACAGTGAACACAAGGAAAGCCCCACTGGATCAGGCCACaaaagtccagcatcctgtgtccaacagaggccaaccagatgctcacACCAGGCCAGAAGCAAGGAACACGAGCCAAAGCCTCTCCCTGGTTTTGCcctcctctccaccccacccagcACTTGATATTCAAAGGTATACTTGGGAGGGGATGTGAcacagtggcagagcctctgcttggcatctagaaggtcccaggttcaatccctggcatctccagctaaaagaaccaggtagcatgtgatgtgaaatacctccgcctgagactttggagagccgctgccagtcacaggaggcaagactgaccttgatggaccgagggggggtctgattccatagaaggcagcttcatgtgttcaatatgaaGGCTTCACTCAGCCACCGTGGCTAACAGTTGTTGGTGGACCGTGGAATTGCCTAATCTTTTGAACCCATCTTAAGTTAACAGCTACCACTGCATGCTATGGCAGAGAGATCCCCATTTAAATTATACCTTTAACTCTTTTTGGGGTCCCACCAAGTTACAGAATTACTAGACAGAAAGTTCTCTCTTCCCACTTGCTCATTTCTTTCTTACCCTGTAAAGTCCCAAACTTTTCCCATCCTGGGGCTGACAGCAGGTCATAGGACTTGTAGGCAGCACAGGATGGGGTCACTCTACCCCTCCCCGGGGCAAAGATATCAACATTCCAGGGCATCCCATAAGACTCACGTGCGCTTCCTCAAGTTTGTCTCTTCCAAATctagagagaaagaaaacatggCTGTCAGCAGCTTGCTCCCTTCCTGATGCAAACTCTTCTGCAGGAAGGCTGCGGTCGTGGCAGGAGAGAGAAACCGCCTTCTGAGGGCAAGAACGAAAGGGAGCGGCAACCCAGCACTTGCGGGTGCATGCCCACAAAGCTGTGCAGGCACAGAAGAGGCATGGGAGGGTTgggggcagccacacacacaccccaacactgGCTGCTGGACAGTGAACTCCTTGGACAGGATGGGGGGTTTGACGGGCAGCTGGAGAGGGCCTGTTTTAAGTCCCCTCCAGAATTCTCATGCATGAGGACCGGGGTAAGGGCACACTCACCCGTAACACACAAGGACTCCTGGGGAGGCAGAATACggggaggaagagaaaagagaGTGTTCGCAGCACCCTCCCTCAGCAGCAGTGAGCCAGCATGCTCGTGCCAGCCTCCCCAGGCTGGCAAGGCGGAGGAGCAGTGCCATGCCTGCCATCTTCCGTCCCCACCACAGGCCCGGCCACTAGGGCTCGCCTGGAAAGCCCAGCTGTGCCACTGGGAATCAGTTCAAGCCACCCtcggggaaagggggtggggggtggccccTTTGGGGAATGGGGGTGGCACGCAGACATACTGTACCCAGCAGCTCGCTCCTCATTTCCCGGGTGTAGCGGGCCTGGGCCTGCAGGTGCACTGTCTGCGTGGCCGGGATCCgttccttggtggtggtgggggtccgCCCGGGGGCCAGGAACTGGTTAGCAAGCGCCTTTTCCGATGAAGACggctgggggggagagagaaggcagagCAAATGAGGGGAGGGCAGAAGAAGAGGCTGTGGCCTCCCCATGGCCAAGGAGGGCAGGAGGACCCTCACCAGCTTCTCTGCTTCCAGCATTCCTTTCAAGAAGTCCACCTTGCGAGAATATTCGTTCAGCACCTCAGGGGCTGGCTTGCTGAAAGAGACCATTTAGAACAAGTCACCGTGCAAGAAAGCCAGCCAACAGGACTTCCCCGCTGCCCTCTTCaaacgggggaggggggcacaggcCAATAAAGCTGCAGTTCACAGGCCTCCTGCCcacagccaaagtggccatggcACAGGGCAACATTCTCTCCCGGCAAAGAGTGAGCCGTTCTAGGGGCTCCTGCTTTGCTCTGCCAGGAAGTTCTCTCAAAGCACCCAGTCAAGACAAAGGCAGCCCAAGTCGAATGCTCAGAGCACGTGCCCTTTTCTGGCTGATGCACCGTCAGGTCTCTCTCACTCCTGGCACCCTGGCCTTTGCAGAGGCAACACGTCTGTTTCAAACTGCAAGCGGTTTTGGCACAAACCAGTTTGAAATAACCCTTAGAAAGAGAGGACTGTTCCTTGCATTGGTGGGAGTACTTATAAATGCTGCAGAGAAAAGTTTACAGTGAGGCTTGTGGGGTCTACCCAAGACATCACTCCCCCCAAGGTCTTTGGCCCCCTTCCCCTTCACTCACAAGCAGCTCCAACCGAGCCCTGCTCAACAGGCCAGCACCAACCCCTCCCCTGCCTGCTTACCTGGAGTGCTTCTTCAGCTCTAAGAGCATCTCTTCCAGAGCAGCCACATACTGGAGAGAAACAGAAGAGAGAGATTTGGTTGCCTGTGGCAGAGGCCCCTCCATCAGCCAGGGAACATCACAGTTTGGTTTGGATTCAGATGAACAAGCGGTTTTGGTGATCAGCTGAGCCTTACCTTCCCAGAGGGGCAGGGAGGATAAAAGAGACCAGATGGCATTCTAGGAACTAATGGACCCCAGCCCAAATCCTGGGGGCTCTTGCATTGCCTGCAGGCGCATCTGACTATAGCAGCCCCACTCCCACCCAGAGCAGGAATCGACATGTCTCCAAGGAAAGAGACAGGGGGGCAGGAGGCCAAATGCCACAACAGGAGACGCACAGGGGTCTAAAGAGGAAGGGATAAAGGATCCACGCTTCATGCGCCCATCACTGCTCAGGGCTGCAGTCCATGGTCTAAGCGCCAAGGTTGGGAATCcaccctctgctccagcagcccTGGCAACAGAGCAGAGCCGCTCACCTTCGGCGTGCCTGTTCGCAGTCACCTCTCTGGGAAACAGCAGGGCACCTGCCCTCCTCACGTGGGAAACGAGCGTTGACCTCACACAGCAGGCCTCAGCAGGGCTCTCTGTTACAGCCACAAGGCGGAAAGCCCCCCAAGACAGCCCCCAGTCCTTGACATCACAATAAGTGTCTCACTCTCGTCCATCATTCTCTCTTCAGTGGCTGCCTGCCAGAAGCAGACAAGTGCCGCACAAGGGCAGGCGCCTTCTCTTGCCCCTTCTCCCCAGCATCAGGGCCTTTAGCAGGCCCGTGAATTGGTCTGCCTTGTTTTTAGAAAAAGCCAGCTCAGCTAGCAGCCATCCCAACCCACCctctggcagcccattccacaaGTGCGTCAGCTTCTCCAGGCACTGACACGCTGGCAGTATGCCTACTCAGGAGTGAGCCTCATTGTGCCCGATGGCATTTACTTCCCAGTAAGCATGCACAGGACTGTAGCCTTGGGTGCAGCATGGTTGGAGCCTCTCTTGGCACCAAAGATCTCTATTCTTTGATCTAGGTGCACCTGCACCGAGTTAGCCCCTGGAAGGTCTTTCTTTTTAATAGAAGATTTTGAAAGGCAATGAGTGGATGCCCACTGGTGGCTACACCAGCATTATACTCAAACAGTAACaacaaacacaaaaaacagcattgGAAGATACCAAAGCAAGAAACCAATTCCTAAAAAAATGGGGTGTGGGGAGCTGGAGATAATCCAAGCTTTGCCAAACATCTGGGAGATACGTGTGTACCCAAATATCAGCTGGGGAAGGTGTTCCCTTAAGGGCCAACACAGAAATGGTCTTGGAGCTTAAAGTTGCCATCACGGcctctttaaaataaaatgctgtaaGCCCCCAGCTATTTATCTAtcacaggggtggagaaccttttttccaccaagagacatttggatatttataacatcattcgcgggccatacaaaattatcaactttaaaattagccgaccaatacgtttctccatggcccgggtgggaaagggttaacatgtttcttgggcggtcctagcagccccatagctaacgactcttctgcaaggggaaaaaaaggttccttttctcgacaaactcacatctgccttgaatagaggctattcctgtccacgggagggggcggatcgccagtctttgatccttctgagctagatatctgccaggacccatgaagggccagaccaaatgattttgcgggccttaaatggcctccgggcctgacgttccccaccccgatcTATCATAACCATCTCAAGGGAAGTGCTGTTTTGTAAGATGCAACTTGCCACCTCttccagcgtggggtagtggttaagagtggtggtttggagcagtggactctgatctggagaaccaggtttgattccccactcttccacatgaagccagctatgtgaccttgggcttgtcacagctctctcagccccacctacctcacagggtgtctgttgtgggaaggggaaggtgattgtaagccggtttgattgtgccttaagtgggagagaaagttggcatataaaaacacatttttcttcttcccctccagGTGGGGGCCCGTGCATCTAACTTCTCCGCAACTTCTGCCCTGGCATGCCTTGGATGCAGCTTTCCCCCCTGCACAGGGACGCTGCGCTGGGaaatgccccagaaggtcggaccagaaccaatggatggaaattaaatcaaaagagtttccgtctagacattaggaagaattttctaacagctagagcggcttctcagtggaacaggcttcctcgggaggtggtgggctctccttccctggagggttttaagcagaggctggatggccacctgtcagcagtgctgattctgtgacctcaggcagatcatgagagggaggggggcatcttgggcatcttctgggcatggaataggggccactggcgtgtggaggggggaggtagttgtgaattccctgcattgtgcagggggttggactcgatggccctggtggttccttcccatTCTTATGGTTCTACGATTCTAACCACAGTCCATGCCCCCGTCCCCAAAAAGTaggcaaatggggagggggggaggttccAAGCCTTGGCTCCAGAGGCCTCCGGTCCCGGCAGCTCCTCTCCTCGCCGCTCACCTTCCCCAGGCGCCACTCGCCCGCGCCCCGCCGGTCCGCCGCCAGCACCTCGCAGCGGCTCAGCAGCCGCACCAGCTTCAGCTCCGCCCGCGGGACCGGCGCCGCGCCCTGCCCGGCCGCCATCGCGCGCCCCCCTCCACCGACTACGCCTCCGCTTCCGGGTCGAGAACTTCCGCCTTCCGGTTCGGCTCTATGGTTCCTCTCGTCCCGCCCACACGCCGCCCGGCCGTGCGCTCCGCTGAGCTGCGCGCGCAGCTCCCCCTCCCGCTTCCTCTTCCGGCGCGGCCTGGTCGCTCGTTCAGCTGCGGCAGGTGAGCGCTGCGGGGTGGGCGGCGGAGCATCCGCGTCCATCCGCCCGCCGGGggtccgcgggaggggggccgACGGGCGGGGGGCGGTGCGGGCGGGGGTCCCCTTGTcattgcccccctcctcccctccagcgCTGGCCTTCAGGCACcggctgcctctggatgtggaggctcGCTTTCCTCGCCACGGCCGGCAGCCGCGGGTGGGCCTCCTGGGTGGGCCTGGGCCCCCCTTGGGAGAACTTTAATAACCCCCCAACCCGTTCCGCTGGAGGCGTcttcggggtggggggcgggggggatctTTCAGCTTCTGCCCCAGCCTCCCAGCTGTGTGTattggggaggggtcgtggctcagtggggCAGTTCCTGCCCGGTCTGCAGGAGGTCCCGGGTTCCATCACACCCACTCAGCCTAgcgaccccccacccccctcgcTGGGTCCTGGTGAGggtcaaatggaggagaggggagtgggTGCGAACTGCTTCGGACCCTTGTTGGAGAGGAAGGCGGGGTAGAAGTATAAACGAAGCCCCCAGTCCGCCGTTGTTAAATGGGAACAGAGCAGGGCACGGGGTGTGTGGTCGTAGGTGAGGCTACTCGGAAGTAAACCCTGCTGAGTTCCAGAAGACTTGCGCCCCTAATGAGGAcgctagcagtgccatcctaaagagagttattccggtttaagcccattcatttcagtgggcttagactggggtagAATCatggagtgggaagggaccaccagggtcatctagtccattccctgcacaaggcaggaaattcacaactacctccccccaacacacacacacacagtgaccccctactccatgccagaagatggccaaggtgccctccctcgcatgatctgcctaaggtcatagaatcagccttgctgacagatggccatctagcctctgcttaaaaacctcccaggaaggagcgctcaccacctgctccactgaggaactgctctaactccaTAGGAAGAATTCCATAGGTGACtccataggatttcactgtaagaaCCCTGAATGGTACTAGAGATGTAAATGGCCACTCTCCTTGGGAAAACATTAAAAGGCCACAATAATCCTGATCTTTTTCCAGTGTCAATTAGAACACAGAAGCAATTAACCTGTTTTTGTTTACATGTATTTAGatattcataccctgcttttctcaccaGTGGGGATCTAAAGCTAACTAAaacgttctccattttatcctaactgCCACCACCACTAGGGGAGTAGATTAT
This Euleptes europaea isolate rEulEur1 chromosome 2, rEulEur1.hap1, whole genome shotgun sequence DNA region includes the following protein-coding sequences:
- the USE1 gene encoding vesicle transport protein USE1 — protein: MAAGQGAAPVPRAELKLVRLLSRCEVLAADRRGAGEWRLGKYVAALEEMLLELKKHSSKPAPEVLNEYSRKVDFLKGMLEAEKLPSSSEKALANQFLAPGRTPTTTKERIPATQTVHLQAQARYTREMRSELLDLEETNLRKRTGLLPEERQSAADLDAVLQRHHSMQEKLAEEMLHLARNLKNNTLVAQNVIKQDNQTLSHSLKLADQNFEKLKDESDRLEQHAKKSVNWLLWLVLIVVCFIFISMILFIRIFPKLR